Proteins from one Danaus plexippus chromosome 2, MEX_DaPlex, whole genome shotgun sequence genomic window:
- the LOC116765345 gene encoding uncharacterized protein LOC116765345, translated as MNLGGLIREDACACASSSETTAVDTRFLRTNRRTLSSNARNNQLHFKLPEMSRHACLAAAALLAVLCVADAQRRLALPDPRSCANRVRHSTYRDGRGVLHSYFFSWEHAPTRSLEVDWLDARNICRRHCMDAVSLETPQENEFIKQKIAKGNVRYIWTSGRKCNFAGCDRPDLQPPNVNGWFWSGSGAKIGPTQQRNTGDWSYTGGYGQAQPDNREAAQGNDESCLAILNNFYNDGVKWHDVACHHVKPFVCEDSDELINFVRSRNPGLRL; from the exons ATGAATCTCGGAGGCTTAATTAGAGAGGACGCTTGCGCCTGCGCCAGTTCCTCTGAAACAACCGCGGTCGACACACGCTTCTTGCGTACAAACAGACGTACGCTCAGTTCTAACGCTCGCAACAATCAGCTTCATTTTAAACTCCCAGAG aTGAGCCGGCACGCTTGCTTGGCAGCAGCCGCGCTGTTGGCGGTCCTCTGCGTCGCAGACGCCCAACGACGCCTGGCCTTACCTGACCCTAGGAGTTGCGCTAACC GAGTTCGTCACTCTACGTACCGCGATGGACGCGGTGTATTGCATTCGTACTTCTTCAGTTGGGAACATGCTCCAACACGTAGTTTGGAAGTTGACTGGTTGGATGCCAGGAACATCTGCCGACGACACTGCATGGACGCCGTCTCTTTGGAAACTCCACAG gaaaatGAGTTCATAAAGCAAAAAATAGCGAAAGGAAATGTTCGTTACATCTGGACATCGGGTCGCAAGTGCAACTTTGCTGGCTGCGATCGCCCTGACCTTCAGCCACCTAATGTAAACGGCTGGTTCTGGTCTGGCTCCGGTGCTAAGATCGGGCCAACTCAACAACGTAACACTGGTGACTGGTCCTACACGGGAGGATATGGACAAGCCCAACCCGACAATAGAGAAGCTGCACAg ggTAACGACGAGTCCTGTTTGGCTATCCTGAACAACTTCTATAACGACGGTGTGAAGTGGCACGATGTCGCCTGTCATCACGTGAAGCCATTCGTGTGTGAAGACAGTGACGAGCTGATAAACTTCGTACGCTCTCGCAACCCTGGCCTTCGTCTTTGA